In the genome of Takifugu rubripes chromosome 18, fTakRub1.2, whole genome shotgun sequence, one region contains:
- the LOC115246693 gene encoding cAMP-regulated D2 protein-like, which yields MERRHCLLLLCALGFTFGERMKNDDFVSILRRFQPGLLVRDEPYLANEDFEINSQKRLRPPEFIPILEQTKNSLSRRDANEAPGPMVLTKDGKMKGVTVDKAQVFYGIPYADPPVGAYRWKPPRPVTPWKEVYDASFPRAACMQACSGPVAAECSRTVSEDCLYLNVFVPLDVDFNAPLQSLLPVMVWIHGGDFIAGSASKPLYDGRFISNFTHTVVVSMEYRLGAFGFLVSGKDAHTSAVGNYGILDQQAALVWVQRNIAVFGGDPSKVTVFGESAGAQSVCLHLMIQSSKLLFKQAMLQSVPFSIPLKSRHDALKLGKDFAKETNCSVNNIVCLLSLTPQAVLNAQMKTSSKIVNPFKFLEVFETWGPYIDGDLIKEQTVTAFQKGHWQKEKSVLLGTTSEEGLIFVYSVFHKPVSAVESTVYITAIFKQHAIGILRKYLPLYREADHRGMLAQVGRLPKQFHTVFVMVIEPKAVENTCIQLRL from the exons ATGGAAAGACGGCACTGCTTGCTGCTTTTATGCGCACTAGGATTCACCTTTGGAGAGAGGATGAAAAATGACGACTTTGTCAGCATTCTGAGACGATTCCAGCCTGGACTGCTGGTGAGAGATGAGCCATATCTGGCAAATGAAGACTTTGAGATAAACTCCCAGAAGAGGCTGAGACCCCCAGAGTTTATCCCAATCTTAGAGCAAACCAAGAACTCACTGTCCAGGCGAGATGCAAATGAGGCTCCTGGTCCCATGGTGTTAACAAAAGATGGCAAGATGAAGGGAGTAACAGTGGATAAAGCACAAGTATTCTATGGAATTCCATATGCAGACCCACCTGTCGGGGCATATCGCTGGAAGCCCCCCAGACCGGTGACGCCTTGGAAAGAAGTTTACGATGCCTCCTTCCCCAGGGCAGCATGCATGCAGGCCTGCAGTGGACCGGTTGCAGCAGAGTGTTCTCGGACT GTCAGTGAGGACTGTCTCTACCTCAACGTCTTTGTCCCTCTGGACGTGGACTTCAACGCCCCCTTGCAGAGCCTTCTACCCGTCATGGTGTGGATCCACGGTGGGGATTTCATCGCCGGTTCTGCCTCCAAGCCGCTGTATGACGGACGCTTCATCAGCAACTTCACACACACCGTTGTTGTGAGCATGGAGTATCGATTAG GTGCCTTTGGTTTCCTTGTCTCTGGAAAAGATGCTCACACCTCTGCTGTAGGGAATTATGGGATCTTGGACCAGCAAGCGGCTCTGGTTTGGGTTCAGCGGAACATTGCTGTGTTTGGAGGTGATCCTAGCAAG GTTACAGTATTCGGAGAGAGTGCGGGTGCTCAGTCAGTGTGTCTCCACCTGATGATCCAGAGCAGTAAACTTCTGTTTAAACAGGCTATGCTGCAGAGTGTGCCATTCTCCATCCCTctgaagagcag ACATGATGCCCTGAAGCTGGGAAAAGATTTTGCTAAGGAGACCAACTGCTCTGTGAACAACAttgtctgtctgctgtctctCACTCCTCAGGCTGTCCTTAATGCACAGATGAAAACAA GTTCCAAAATTGTGAACCCTTTTAAGTTCCTGGAGGTTTTTGAGACGTGGGGTCCATATATCGATGGTGACTTGATAAAAGAGCAAACTGTCACTGCTTTCCAGAAGGGCCACTGGCAGAAAGAGAAGTCAGTTTTGTTGG GTACGACCTCAGAAGAGGGGCTGATCTTTGTGTACAGCGTCTTCCACAAGCCCGTCTCTGCAGTGGAGAGCACTGTATACATCACGGCCATCTTTAAACAACATGCTATTGGGATCCTGCGTAAATATCTGCCCCTGTACAGGGAGGCGGACCACAGAGGGATGCTAGCTCAGGTAGGAAGGCTTCCAAAACAATTTCACACTGTCTTTGTGATGGTGATAGAGCCAAAAGCTGTAGAAAATACCTGCATACAATTACGGTTATGA